From a region of the Mercurialis annua linkage group LG1-X, ddMerAnnu1.2, whole genome shotgun sequence genome:
- the LOC126665658 gene encoding uncharacterized protein LOC126665658: MSDSDFEETLSDFLSKKKTSKSPEKTMEKAGVSPLRRSSRSKEIIKSNAVVCVKEKKAIVKYKSVKKDVACKRKGDVVLHQRDIKRKRLGSDNLNKSDSMQKFDLLIDPKERFVGKVGNASSNSVIKNIKLKLNDDQLSILKNSRFGSFLWLDKDVLSLRLIHSILLREVHHANLSELWFNYGSQILRFSLYEFGLVSGLVCGSDESRFSGYFEDGDFFNKFFSDESKITRQVIEAKFLDAVWENDDEAVKFAKLYMVQCFILGNLGTTLIEDRFIHLLDSSDYDDFPWGKYSFELFVQSTKNKLSSKLKSSSQSTFYRLYGFPYAIQFWFYETLVSVPQYLCTLNDAAAYPRLMRWIPKDIKKMQNFDFKVFDDETEKVTVLSNIVATDDESGSLIVNGLYYQGHVAAQERNDACIAEVRIMEVARSACVNFVKELKAQIFDNDVDYSDLESDVRKRICASVDNFEVNQLSNIFKVNSGKAETVEKKIHNSVDSEDVDYETDNEKNIGSSEETANDDSVSYEVLRRSADVQQNVQPNDLDNSKNDEPVGECVDGEMVYFFIC; encoded by the exons ATGAGTGAtagtgattttgaagaaacaTTATCTGATTTTTTGAGTAAAAAGAAGACTTCTAAGAGTCCTGAGAAAACAATGGAAAAGGCTGGTGTTTCTCCTCTTCGTAGGAGTTCGAGAAGTAAAGAAATTATTAAATCTAATGCTGTTGTCTGTGTAAAAGAGAAGAAAGCAATTGTGAAATATAAGTCTGTGAAGAAGGATGTTGCTTGTAAAAGAAAAGGAGATGTTGTTTTGCACCAAAGAGATATCAAGAGGAAAAGGCTTGGTAGTGATAACTTGAATAAAAGTGATTCTATGCag AAGTTTGATTTGTTAATTGATCCAAAGGAACGTTTTGTTGGGAAAGTTGGAAATGCAAGTTCCAATTCAGTgatcaaaaatataaagttgAAGCTTAATGATGATCAGTTATCTATTTTAAAGAACAGTAGGTTTGGTTCCTTTTTATGGCTGGACAAGGATGTACTTAGTCTTAGACTCATACATTCTATACTTTTAAGGGAGGTGCATCATGCCAATCTTTCTGAACTTTGGTTTAATTACGGATCTCAGATTCTGCGTTTCAGTTTGTATGAGTTTGGTCTCGTTAGCGGTCTTGTTTGTGGAAGTGACGAGTCAAGATTTTCTGGTTATTTTGAGGatggtgatttttttaataaattttttagtgATGAGAGCAAGATTACACGTCAGGTTATTGAAGCAAAATTTCTTGATGCTGTTTGGGAGAATGATGATGAGGCTGTAAAGTTTGCGAAGCTTTACATGGTGCAATGTTTTATTTTGGGTAATCTTGGGACTACTTTGATTGAAGATCGTTTCATTCACTTGCTGGATAGTTCTGATTATGATGATTTTCCATGGGGGAAATATTCGTTTGAATTATTTGTTCAGTCTACTAAGAACAAGCTCTCAAGTAAACTGAAGTCATCAAGTCAATCTACCTTCTATCGACTTTATGGATTTCCGTATGCCATCCAATTCTGGTTTTATGAAACATTAGTTTCTGTGCCTCAGTACCTGTGTACTTTGAACGATGCTGCTGCCTATCCTCGGTTAATGCGTTGGATACCGaaggatataaaaaaaatgcagaactttgattttaaagtttttgatGATGAAACTGAAAAG GTCACAGTCCTTTCAAATATTGTAGCAACTGACGATGAGTCTGGTAGTCTTATTGTTAATGGACTCTATTATCAAGGTCACGTTGCTGCGCAAGAAAGAAATGATGCTTGTATAGCTGAAGTTAGAATCATGGAAGTGGCAAGGTCTGCTTGCGTTAACTTTGTCAAGGAATTGAAAGCTCAGATTTTTGACAATGATGTTGATTATTCTGATTTGGAGAGTGACGTTCGAAAGCGCATTTGTGCTTCTGTTGATAATTTTGAAGTAAATcaattaagtaatattttcaaaGTCAATTCTGGAAAG gCTGAAACTGTAGAAAAGAAGATACATAATTCTGTTGATAGTGAAGATGTTGACTATGag actgATAATGAGAAAAACATTGGCTCTTCGGAAGAAACTGCGAATGATGATAGCGTGTCTTATGAGGTTTTGAGGCGGAGTGCTGATGTCCAGCAGAATGTTCAGCCGAATGATCTTGATAATAGTAAAAATGATGAACCTGTTGGTGAATGTGTTGATGGTGAAATggtatattttttcatttgttaa
- the LOC126664490 gene encoding uncharacterized protein At1g08160, giving the protein MATGTTSQQPPAQPHRPAAHSKLLRVIALVILTLIVILGLVVLITWLIIRPKQIEYSIENGSVSNFNLKNNHLNASFDIFIRAHNPNRRISIYYDVIDVSLSYDDQTLAFNTLEPFHQPRRNVTRLEAKLEARDAALAKSLSNDMRVEKKSGQLQLDLRIKARIRFKVGIMKFKHKHLSVICPAVVVHFSSSKIAQRTYCDVEY; this is encoded by the coding sequence ATGGCCACCGGCACCACCTCTCAGCAGCCACCTGCACAGCCACATCGGCCGGCAGCCCACTCGAAACTACTCCGAGTCATTGCTCTAGTCATACTAACCCTAATCGTTATCTTGGGTTTAGTTGTGCTAATCACTTGGCTAATAATCCGACCGAAACAAATCGAGTACTCAATCGAAAACGGCTCGGTAAGTAACTTTAACCTAAAAAACAACcaccttaacgcgtcgtttgatatatttattagGGCACATAACCCTAATAGAAGAATCTCTATTTACTATGATGTAATTGATGTTTCACTATCGTACGATGATCAAACCCTAGCTTTTAACACACTCGAGCCGTTTCATCAACCTCGTCGAAATGTGACTCGACTGGAGGCGAAGCTCGAGGCTAGAGATGCGGCATTGGCTAAATCATTATCTAATGATATGAGAGTTGAGAAAAAATCAGGACAACTTCAGTTAGATTTGAGGATTAAGGCAAGAATTAGGTTTAAGGTTGGTATAATGAAGTTTAAGCATAAACATTTAAGTGTGATTTGTCCTGCTGTGGTGGtacatttttcttcttcaaagATTGCACAAAGGACTTATTGTGACGTGGAGTACTGA